The proteins below are encoded in one region of Microbispora sp. NBC_01189:
- a CDS encoding response regulator transcription factor, with protein MREEAAKLLVVDDEPALREALRSSLEFEGYQVETAGDGLAALGLLDDAARNREACDAMLLDVMMPRLDGLTTCRRLRSAGNRIPVLMLTARDAVGDRVSGLDAGADDYLVKPFELDELLARVRALLRRGGPYAARGGDGDVLAFGDLRMDAASWEVTRAGNRLELTRTEHLLLELFLTHPRQVLTREQILSAVWGFDFEPTSNSLDVYVMYLRRKTEAGGLPRLIHTVRGVGYVLRPSA; from the coding sequence GTGCGTGAGGAAGCCGCGAAGCTGCTGGTGGTGGACGACGAACCCGCCCTGCGGGAGGCGCTGCGCAGCAGCCTGGAGTTCGAGGGATACCAGGTCGAGACGGCTGGCGACGGGCTGGCCGCGCTCGGCCTCCTCGACGACGCCGCGCGGAACCGCGAGGCGTGCGACGCGATGCTCCTCGACGTCATGATGCCGCGGCTCGACGGGCTGACCACCTGCCGGCGGCTGAGGTCGGCGGGCAACCGCATACCGGTCCTCATGCTGACCGCGCGCGACGCCGTCGGCGACCGCGTCTCCGGGCTGGACGCGGGGGCCGACGACTATCTCGTCAAGCCGTTCGAGCTCGACGAGCTGCTCGCCCGGGTGCGGGCCCTGTTGCGGCGCGGCGGGCCGTACGCCGCCCGGGGCGGCGACGGCGACGTGCTCGCCTTCGGCGACCTGCGCATGGACGCCGCGAGCTGGGAGGTCACCCGGGCCGGCAACCGGCTGGAGCTGACCCGCACCGAGCACCTGCTGCTGGAGCTGTTCCTGACCCATCCGCGCCAGGTGCTCACCCGGGAGCAGATCCTCAGCGCGGTGTGGGGCTTCGACTTCGAGCCGACGTCGAACTCGCTCGACGTGTACGTCATGTATCTGCGCCGCAAGACGGAGGCGGGCGGGCTGCCCCGCCTCATCCACACCGTGCGCGGGGTGGGCTACGTGCTGCGGCCGTCGGCGTGA
- a CDS encoding NAD(P)/FAD-dependent oxidoreductase translates to MPRSHYDVVIAGAGHNGLVAAAYLAGAGRRVLVLERLGHVGGLAVSARAFPGVDARLSRYSYLVSLLPSKIVKELGLRLDLRRRRFSSYTPAGGTGLLVDNEDAGRTVASFESVTGGRRDLDAWERFYAMTAHVARRVAPTLLDPLPGRTDLRGIVGDDEAWRDLFERPIGQVVDERFADDTVRGVVLTDALIGTFADPAADLLANRCFLYHVIGDGTGDWNVPVGGMGAVTAELAEVARRRGAEIRTGAEVLAVDPATGEVTFWEAPGGAEHVVTGGKVLANLPPAVLARLLGETPETPEGAQLKINMVLSRLPRLRDPAVTPAEAFSGTFHINESRDQLAAAYAQAAAGRVPDLPPAEVYCHSLTDPSILGPELRAAGAQTMTLFGLHMPARLFTDPAAKREALARTLASIDSVLAEPIGDCLLRAPSGEPCLEVRTPLDLERDAGLPGGHIFHRDLSWPYGEEDGQEDGPGGHGTGGHGTGGHGAGGHGPWGVETAHERVLLCGAGARRGGGVSGIPGHNAAMAVLTSAG, encoded by the coding sequence ATGCCACGTTCGCACTACGACGTCGTCATCGCCGGTGCCGGGCACAACGGTCTCGTGGCCGCCGCCTACCTCGCCGGGGCCGGACGCCGCGTGCTGGTCCTGGAACGGCTCGGCCACGTGGGCGGTCTCGCCGTGTCGGCGCGGGCGTTCCCCGGCGTGGACGCGCGGTTGTCGCGCTACTCCTACCTGGTCAGCCTGCTGCCGTCGAAGATCGTCAAAGAGCTGGGGCTCCGGCTCGACCTGCGCCGCCGCCGCTTCTCCTCCTACACGCCGGCCGGCGGCACCGGGCTGCTCGTGGACAACGAGGACGCCGGCCGCACCGTCGCCTCCTTCGAGTCCGTCACCGGCGGACGGCGCGACCTCGACGCCTGGGAACGGTTCTACGCGATGACCGCCCACGTCGCCCGGCGGGTCGCGCCCACGTTGCTCGACCCCCTGCCCGGCCGTACGGACCTGCGCGGGATCGTGGGCGACGACGAGGCGTGGCGCGACCTGTTCGAACGGCCCATCGGGCAGGTCGTGGACGAGCGGTTCGCCGACGACACCGTCCGCGGGGTGGTCCTCACCGACGCGCTGATCGGCACCTTCGCCGACCCGGCCGCCGACCTGCTGGCCAACCGGTGCTTCCTCTACCACGTCATCGGCGACGGCACGGGCGACTGGAACGTCCCGGTCGGCGGCATGGGCGCGGTGACCGCCGAGCTCGCCGAGGTCGCGCGGCGGCGCGGCGCCGAGATCCGTACGGGAGCCGAGGTGCTGGCCGTCGACCCCGCCACGGGGGAGGTCACGTTCTGGGAGGCGCCCGGCGGCGCCGAGCACGTGGTGACCGGCGGGAAGGTGCTCGCGAACCTGCCGCCCGCCGTGCTCGCGCGGCTGCTCGGGGAGACGCCGGAGACGCCCGAGGGCGCCCAACTGAAGATCAACATGGTGCTGTCGCGGCTGCCCCGCCTGCGCGACCCCGCCGTGACGCCGGCCGAGGCGTTCAGCGGCACGTTCCACATCAACGAGAGCCGCGACCAGCTCGCCGCGGCGTACGCGCAGGCGGCCGCGGGGCGGGTGCCGGACCTGCCGCCCGCGGAGGTCTACTGCCACTCGCTCACCGACCCCTCGATCCTCGGGCCCGAGCTGCGTGCGGCGGGGGCGCAGACGATGACGCTGTTCGGCCTGCACATGCCCGCCCGGCTGTTCACCGACCCGGCCGCCAAGCGGGAGGCGCTGGCCCGCACGCTCGCCTCGATCGACTCCGTGCTCGCCGAGCCCATCGGCGACTGCCTGCTGCGCGCCCCCTCCGGGGAGCCGTGCCTGGAGGTCAGGACGCCGCTCGACCTGGAGCGCGACGCGGGCCTGCCCGGCGGGCACATCTTCCACCGCGACCTCTCCTGGCCGTACGGCGAGGAGGACGGCCAGGAGGACGGCCCCGGCGGTCACGGCACGGGCGGTCACGGCACGGGCGGTCACGGCGCGGGCGGTCACGGGCCGTGGGGCGTCGAGACCGCGCACGAGCGGGTGCTGCTGTGCGGCGCGGGCGCGCGGCGCGGCGGCGGGGTGAGCGGCATCCCGGGCCACAACGCCGCGATGGCCGTCCTGACCTCGGCGGGCTGA
- a CDS encoding pseudouridine-5'-phosphate glycosidase translates to MRVSDEVTEALATGRPVVALESTIISHGLPQPRNLQVALELEEIVREAGAVPATVAVLDGVPRVGLDKDGLDRIATEPDLRKLGYRDLAPAAALGLSGATTVSGTSFLAARAGVRVFATGGLGGVHRGWTAVQDESADIDTLGRTRITVVCAGVKSILDVPATLQRLETKQVSVVGYRTDEFPGFYLHSSGEPVDWRVETPEEAAGIMRAQDALGGLETALIVANPVPADLQLDPDLHDRVLAEGLRAAEERGVTGQAITPFLLEYLVEGTGGASLEANLAAVRGNTALAGRIAAAWAAG, encoded by the coding sequence ATGCGCGTTTCCGATGAGGTCACCGAGGCGCTGGCCACCGGCCGGCCGGTCGTCGCCCTGGAGTCGACGATCATCTCCCACGGGCTTCCCCAGCCCCGGAACCTCCAGGTCGCCCTCGAACTGGAGGAGATCGTCCGGGAGGCGGGCGCGGTGCCCGCGACGGTCGCGGTGCTCGACGGCGTCCCCCGGGTGGGCCTCGACAAGGACGGGCTGGACCGCATCGCGACCGAGCCGGACCTGCGCAAACTCGGTTACCGCGACCTCGCCCCGGCCGCCGCGCTCGGCCTCAGCGGCGCCACGACCGTCTCCGGCACTTCGTTCCTCGCGGCCCGGGCGGGCGTGCGGGTCTTCGCCACCGGAGGCCTCGGCGGCGTACACCGCGGCTGGACGGCGGTGCAGGACGAGTCGGCCGACATCGACACCCTCGGCCGGACCAGGATCACGGTCGTGTGCGCCGGGGTGAAGTCGATCCTCGACGTGCCCGCGACCCTGCAGCGGCTGGAGACGAAGCAGGTCAGCGTGGTCGGCTACCGCACGGACGAGTTCCCCGGCTTCTACCTGCACAGCTCGGGCGAGCCGGTCGACTGGCGCGTCGAGACGCCGGAGGAGGCCGCCGGGATCATGCGGGCCCAGGACGCCCTCGGCGGGCTGGAGACCGCGCTCATCGTGGCCAACCCGGTGCCCGCGGACCTCCAGCTCGACCCGGACCTGCACGACCGGGTGCTCGCCGAGGGCCTGCGCGCCGCCGAGGAGCGCGGCGTCACCGGGCAGGCCATCACCCCCTTCCTGCTGGAGTATCTGGTCGAGGGCACGGGCGGGGCGTCGCTGGAGGCCAACCTCGCCGCCGTACGCGGGAACACCGCCCTCGCCGGGCGGATCGCCGCCGCCTGGGCGGCCGGGTGA
- a CDS encoding sugar kinase: MSAPPATGLLVIGDVVTDVVALHDGPPATGTDTPADIALRPGGSGANTASWAARLGADTRLLARAGYDTGDWHAAELTKAGVRPHLRIDSERPSAVVIAMVDASGERSMLTNRGASGHIGVDDWAPDLLDGVGHLHLSAYTMFAGPGLELARLAMREAAGRGVPVSVDPASCGPLREFGRERFLRETAPASTVIPNREEALLLSGASDPDTAGQVLSARYGTAVVKLGADGALLAREGRIVARAPAPPAAVIDSTGAGDAFAAGFLAATLAGGTPEEALRTGCEAGAMAVAQVGGRPKSGNFTLLTPIAGLRRKLHH, from the coding sequence GTGAGCGCTCCGCCGGCGACCGGCCTGCTGGTGATCGGCGACGTGGTCACGGACGTCGTCGCGCTGCACGACGGGCCCCCGGCCACCGGCACGGACACTCCCGCCGACATCGCGCTGCGTCCGGGCGGCTCGGGGGCGAACACCGCCTCCTGGGCCGCCCGCCTCGGCGCCGACACCCGCCTGCTGGCGCGGGCCGGCTACGACACCGGCGACTGGCACGCGGCCGAGCTGACGAAGGCCGGCGTACGGCCGCACCTGCGGATCGACTCCGAGCGTCCGTCGGCCGTGGTCATCGCGATGGTCGACGCGAGCGGGGAGCGGTCCATGCTCACCAACCGGGGCGCGAGCGGTCATATCGGCGTGGACGACTGGGCGCCCGATCTCCTCGACGGGGTCGGGCACCTGCACCTGTCGGCGTACACGATGTTCGCCGGGCCGGGGCTGGAGCTGGCCCGGCTGGCCATGCGCGAGGCGGCCGGGCGGGGCGTCCCGGTCAGCGTCGACCCGGCCTCCTGCGGACCGCTGCGGGAGTTCGGCCGTGAACGGTTCCTCCGCGAGACCGCACCGGCGTCCACCGTGATCCCCAACCGGGAGGAGGCGCTGCTGCTCTCGGGGGCGTCCGATCCGGACACGGCCGGGCAGGTCCTGAGCGCCCGCTACGGCACCGCGGTCGTCAAGCTCGGGGCCGACGGCGCGCTGCTGGCCCGTGAGGGCCGTATAGTCGCCAGGGCGCCCGCTCCCCCGGCGGCGGTGATCGACTCGACGGGTGCCGGAGACGCCTTCGCGGCGGGGTTCCTGGCCGCCACGCTGGCGGGCGGCACCCCCGAGGAGGCGCTGCGGACGGGGTGCGAGGCGGGGGCGATGGCGGTCGCGCAGGTGGGCGGCCGTCCGAAGTCTGGGAACTTTACCCTATTGACACCAATTGCTGGTTTGCGGCGTAAGCTGCACCATTAG
- a CDS encoding RNA polymerase sigma factor has protein sequence MGTADVEAVWRIESARIVAALTRFTGDFGLAEDVAQEAVAEALVSWPLAPPANPAGWLMATARRRAIDAIRRRTALQDRYALLAADAAAASAIGSALDEEIDPDRIDDDVLALMFVSCHPVLSPEARVALTLRVVAGLSSEEIARAFLVSVPTVQARITRGKKTIAAAGVPFELPAAGERRERLGGVLSVLYVIFTEGSTATSGDRLLRPDVAYEAIRLARTLAALLPDEPEAHGLLALFELTAARFPARTGPDGSPVLLEDQDRRLWDVSAIRRGLAALARASARGLRPYGLQAAIAAVHASAPSVEETDWDRIVVLYEALGRVAPSPVVELNRAVAVAMASGPERALAIVDELIAANRLPGSHLVPTVRGELLARLGRRPEARAELELAARLCANRRERSVLLSKAAALS, from the coding sequence ATGGGCACGGCCGACGTCGAGGCCGTGTGGCGGATCGAGTCGGCGCGGATCGTCGCCGCGCTGACCCGGTTCACCGGTGATTTCGGGCTGGCCGAGGACGTGGCCCAGGAGGCGGTGGCCGAGGCGCTGGTGTCATGGCCGCTCGCCCCTCCGGCGAATCCGGCCGGCTGGCTGATGGCCACGGCCCGGCGGCGGGCGATCGACGCGATCCGCCGCCGCACCGCCCTCCAGGACCGGTACGCCCTGCTGGCGGCCGACGCGGCGGCCGCCTCGGCGATCGGCTCGGCCTTGGACGAGGAGATCGACCCCGACAGGATCGACGACGACGTCCTGGCGCTGATGTTCGTCAGCTGCCACCCGGTGCTCTCCCCGGAGGCCCGGGTGGCGCTGACCCTGCGCGTGGTCGCCGGCCTGTCCAGCGAGGAGATCGCCCGCGCGTTCCTCGTCTCCGTGCCGACCGTGCAGGCCCGCATTACCAGGGGCAAGAAGACGATCGCGGCGGCCGGGGTGCCGTTCGAGCTGCCGGCGGCTGGTGAACGCCGGGAGCGGCTGGGCGGCGTGCTCAGCGTGCTTTACGTGATCTTCACCGAGGGGTCGACGGCCACGTCGGGCGACCGGCTGCTGCGCCCCGACGTCGCGTACGAGGCGATCCGGCTGGCCCGCACGCTGGCCGCGCTGCTGCCGGACGAGCCGGAGGCGCACGGCCTGCTCGCGTTGTTCGAGCTGACGGCCGCGCGCTTCCCGGCCCGGACCGGCCCGGACGGTTCGCCGGTCCTGCTGGAGGACCAGGACCGGCGGCTGTGGGACGTCTCGGCGATCCGCCGTGGGCTGGCCGCGCTGGCCAGGGCGTCGGCGCGCGGCCTCCGCCCCTACGGCCTGCAGGCCGCGATCGCCGCCGTCCACGCGTCGGCGCCCTCGGTCGAGGAGACCGACTGGGACCGGATCGTGGTGCTCTACGAGGCGCTCGGCCGGGTCGCGCCCTCCCCGGTGGTCGAGCTCAACCGGGCCGTCGCCGTTGCCATGGCCTCGGGCCCGGAGCGGGCCCTGGCCATCGTGGACGAGCTGATCGCCGCGAACCGGCTCCCCGGTTCGCATCTGGTTCCGACCGTACGCGGTGAGCTGCTGGCCCGGCTCGGACGGCGGCCGGAGGCGCGCGCCGAGCTGGAGCTGGCGGCCCGGCTGTGCGCCAACCGGCGCGAACGCTCGGTGCTGCTGAGCAAGGCGGCTGCGCTGAGCTGA
- a CDS encoding YciI family protein codes for MSKYMLIMRGTDESNAAMMADIDEAMAATRRFIEEMVKAGVLLAAEGLDDPRRGVVVDFGGEAPVVTDGPYGETKELFGGYFLVDVASKEEAVEWATRVPAARGSKIEVRRVAGSDEVPQAGA; via the coding sequence ATGTCGAAGTACATGCTGATCATGCGGGGCACCGACGAGTCGAACGCGGCAATGATGGCCGACATCGACGAGGCGATGGCCGCCACCCGCCGGTTCATCGAGGAGATGGTCAAGGCCGGCGTTCTCCTCGCGGCCGAAGGGCTGGACGATCCGCGCCGGGGTGTCGTGGTCGACTTCGGCGGCGAGGCCCCGGTGGTCACCGACGGGCCGTACGGAGAGACCAAGGAACTGTTCGGGGGCTACTTCCTGGTCGACGTCGCCTCGAAGGAGGAGGCGGTCGAGTGGGCCACGCGGGTCCCGGCGGCCCGCGGGTCGAAGATCGAGGTCCGCCGGGTGGCCGGGAGCGACGAGGTCCCGCAGGCCGGCGCATGA
- a CDS encoding GNAT family N-acetyltransferase, translating into MTSGDLQLRKAEKSDADEIFALAREFAVTFRPERAPFDAALPQLLENEDAFLIVATVDGTVRGYLLGFTHITLFANGRVAWVEEAMIESGYRRHGIGRRLLEEFETWARSRQAGYVALATRRAAEFYGALGYEISATYYRKMLRPKT; encoded by the coding sequence ATGACGTCTGGTGATCTCCAGCTCCGTAAAGCCGAGAAATCCGACGCGGACGAGATTTTCGCCCTCGCCCGCGAGTTCGCGGTGACGTTCCGGCCCGAGCGCGCGCCGTTCGACGCGGCGCTGCCGCAACTGCTGGAGAACGAGGACGCCTTTCTCATCGTCGCCACCGTGGACGGGACCGTACGCGGCTACCTCCTGGGCTTCACCCACATCACGCTCTTCGCCAACGGCAGGGTCGCCTGGGTGGAGGAGGCGATGATCGAGAGCGGCTACCGCCGCCACGGCATCGGGCGCAGGCTGCTGGAGGAGTTCGAGACGTGGGCGCGCTCGCGGCAGGCCGGGTACGTCGCGCTGGCGACCCGGCGGGCCGCCGAGTTCTACGGCGCCCTCGGCTACGAGATCTCGGCGACCTACTACCGGAAGATGCTCAGGCCTAAGACCTGA
- a CDS encoding radical SAM protein, producing the protein MASSSAAPAEHGLLRQGRTLSMMLTFACTAECTHCSTLSSPRNRDHLPAADALRAIDEAAGLGFVNVVFTGGEATLRWDDLLTCIGRASGHGLRTRLVTNAHWALTPEVAETTLDRLLDAGLDEINFSTGDEHARFVPLPRVAQAAAATARRGLTAHVMVELRHVREVTAARLLAEPAIQELEPEARALVRPSESPWMPVKPFKVERYPDGVASRREDLPKLAGCDSVLQTYTVQPNGRVAACCGLAMRLVPELNVGEVAGEHTLRTAIDEAEDDLLKLWLRAAGPEAILAWASDRDPEIAWEGMYGHRCQACLRLYKDPKVRAAIVDGYEEEIPAVVQAAWLKDRYVPSRLSELFGPADEPTRPASSTPSEADIGTKAEKARECASGTPGCAPAPSHDSPPPARS; encoded by the coding sequence GTGGCCAGCTCTAGCGCGGCTCCGGCAGAGCACGGCCTGTTGCGCCAGGGCCGCACCCTGTCGATGATGCTCACTTTCGCCTGCACGGCGGAGTGCACCCACTGCAGCACCCTGAGCAGTCCGCGAAACCGTGACCACCTGCCGGCCGCCGACGCCCTGCGGGCGATCGACGAGGCGGCCGGGCTCGGCTTCGTCAACGTCGTCTTCACCGGGGGCGAGGCGACGCTCCGCTGGGACGACCTGCTCACGTGCATCGGCCGCGCCTCCGGCCACGGGCTGCGGACGCGCCTCGTCACCAACGCCCACTGGGCGCTGACCCCGGAGGTGGCGGAGACCACCCTCGACCGGCTGCTCGACGCCGGGCTCGACGAGATCAACTTCAGCACCGGGGACGAGCACGCCCGCTTCGTCCCGTTGCCACGGGTGGCCCAGGCTGCCGCCGCCACCGCCCGCCGGGGCCTGACGGCCCATGTGATGGTCGAGCTCCGCCACGTACGCGAGGTCACCGCCGCGCGACTCCTGGCCGAGCCCGCCATCCAGGAGCTGGAGCCCGAGGCCCGCGCGCTGGTGCGGCCGTCCGAGAGCCCGTGGATGCCGGTCAAGCCCTTCAAGGTCGAGCGCTATCCCGACGGCGTCGCCTCCCGCCGGGAGGATCTGCCGAAACTCGCCGGCTGCGACAGCGTCCTCCAGACGTACACCGTGCAGCCCAACGGCCGCGTGGCCGCGTGCTGCGGGCTGGCGATGCGCCTGGTGCCGGAGCTGAACGTCGGCGAGGTCGCGGGCGAGCACACCCTGCGCACCGCCATCGACGAGGCCGAGGACGACCTGCTGAAGCTGTGGCTGCGGGCGGCGGGGCCGGAGGCGATCCTCGCCTGGGCGTCGGACCGCGATCCGGAGATCGCCTGGGAGGGCATGTACGGGCACCGCTGCCAGGCGTGCCTGCGCCTCTATAAGGACCCCAAGGTGCGCGCGGCGATCGTGGACGGCTACGAGGAGGAGATCCCCGCCGTCGTCCAGGCGGCCTGGCTGAAGGACCGCTACGTCCCGTCCCGCCTGTCCGAACTCTTCGGCCCAGCCGACGAGCCCACCCGCCCGGCGTCGTCTACACCATCGGAGGCGGACATCGGCACAAAGGCGGAGAAGGCGCGGGAATGCGCTTCAGGTACGCCGGGCTGTGCCCCGGCGCCCTCGCACGACTCGCCGCCGCCTGCTCGGAGCTGA
- a CDS encoding sigma factor, with product MDSTFEAAWGQVSAQVAAYCGRVTDDPADAADLIQRVAIRAWRGHASFRGDAAYLTWVMAIARREAARQAARKSRITAREIPLAGIDQAESPAGPGMERSWLPTLIKEARLAGAISEVESRVLTARLSGPEAGWAEIGGLTGMTATAAAVTHCRAVPKLRVFLFRSRSDLIGGHPALAAAFERTRRARGGEALTPAEAEVFEAVVLDERASYRPRGWQTVLRGACGKVAKHLLDW from the coding sequence ATGGACAGCACCTTCGAGGCCGCCTGGGGTCAGGTCAGCGCCCAGGTCGCAGCCTACTGCGGACGTGTGACGGACGACCCTGCCGACGCCGCGGACCTCATCCAGCGGGTCGCCATCAGAGCCTGGCGCGGGCACGCGAGCTTCCGCGGCGACGCCGCCTACCTCACCTGGGTCATGGCGATCGCCCGGCGGGAGGCCGCCCGCCAGGCGGCACGTAAGTCCCGAATCACCGCGCGCGAGATCCCGCTGGCCGGAATCGATCAGGCCGAGTCTCCCGCCGGGCCCGGCATGGAACGCTCCTGGCTGCCCACGCTCATCAAGGAGGCACGTCTCGCCGGCGCCATCAGCGAGGTGGAGTCGCGGGTGCTGACCGCCAGGCTGAGCGGGCCGGAGGCCGGCTGGGCCGAGATCGGTGGTCTGACAGGCATGACCGCGACCGCGGCCGCGGTCACACACTGCCGGGCGGTGCCCAAGCTCCGGGTGTTCCTCTTTCGCAGCCGCTCCGACCTGATCGGCGGCCATCCCGCACTGGCCGCCGCGTTCGAGAGGACCCGCAGGGCACGCGGCGGCGAGGCGCTGACACCGGCGGAAGCGGAGGTGTTCGAGGCCGTCGTCCTCGACGAGCGCGCCAGCTACCGCCCACGCGGCTGGCAGACGGTCCTCAGAGGCGCGTGCGGAAAAGTCGCGAAACATCTCCTGGATTGGTAA
- a CDS encoding C39 family peptidase encodes MSFDSSGEIAWGGDAPPELPDNRYDSGIDVPHHLDTLPDGSDTLVIGDVEKRGQDTHLQGDNPFGFRGTCGLVSCEGVLRHFGLNVSEADIVAHAVMNDQCHVGDDPARCGGTSASDQARILTDYGVPAHVETASSIEDLAAGLEEGRGVIIEANAGVLWDQAEYYEQGQANHAVVATGVARDPQTGQIQGFFINDSGTGQAGRFVDAATMEVAWLEAGGVCVVTDAVRID; translated from the coding sequence GTGAGCTTCGACTCGAGCGGCGAGATCGCGTGGGGCGGCGACGCCCCGCCCGAGCTGCCGGACAACCGGTACGACAGCGGGATCGACGTGCCGCACCACCTCGACACCCTGCCCGACGGCAGCGACACCCTGGTCATCGGCGACGTCGAGAAGCGCGGCCAGGACACCCACCTGCAGGGCGACAACCCGTTCGGCTTCCGGGGCACCTGTGGGCTGGTCTCCTGCGAAGGTGTGCTGCGGCACTTCGGGCTGAACGTCTCCGAGGCCGACATCGTCGCCCACGCCGTCATGAACGACCAGTGCCACGTCGGCGACGACCCCGCTCGCTGCGGCGGCACCAGTGCCTCCGACCAGGCGCGCATTCTGACCGACTACGGCGTCCCCGCGCACGTCGAGACGGCGAGCTCGATTGAGGACCTGGCGGCCGGCCTCGAAGAGGGCCGGGGCGTCATCATCGAGGCCAACGCCGGTGTGCTGTGGGACCAGGCCGAGTACTACGAGCAGGGCCAGGCCAACCACGCCGTGGTCGCCACGGGCGTGGCGCGTGACCCGCAGACCGGGCAGATCCAGGGGTTCTTCATCAACGACAGCGGCACGGGCCAAGCCGGGCGCTTCGTGGACGCCGCCACGATGGAGGTCGCGTGGCTGGAAGCCGGGGGCGTCTGCGTCGTCACCGATGCCGTTCGGATCGATTAG